The Musa acuminata AAA Group cultivar baxijiao chromosome BXJ2-5, Cavendish_Baxijiao_AAA, whole genome shotgun sequence genomic interval TAAAACATTACTGTCTAACTTCAGTTTGATTTTACTGTTGTTCAGCAGCAGTTTTGTTCTGACGAGAACCATTTGAGAGGTTGTTTACTGCTGAGCAGTAGGCACATATTGGGTTGGTTACAGTTCACCTAAAAATTTGTCCAGCAAGGGCAGACCAACACATGAGGCTCCCACCAATATGAAGTAAAGAGTAGAGAGGTTGTTTCCATGAATGCCTTGGTTATCCAGGTTGCAAAGAGCAACCTCACCATGGTGCCAAGGCTTGCTCTCTGAACTTCCAAACTTACCCAGAAACTGTAGTAATTTATGGAATAAATTTTGTAGACCCTTAATAATTGAAGCTATTTCATTAGTCAATCTTAAAATCTTTACAAGTGTCATGTAGGGTCTTAGAGTTTTGAACTCATTATCAGCATTTGTCAAATGAAGAATTGTCTTGCTCAAGAAAACATATAGGTttgcaataccataccgtacaTACAGAAAGAGGGTttgcaataccataccgtaccactCGGTATGGGTTGTACATACCAGTCCACCAACAGACCGGCACGCGGACCATCTGCTACTGGGCAGTATCAGGCATTTAGCCCTGTATCAAGCGATATAGAGTTATACCGGGTGATAACGGTCGAAACCGATCGTTACCAAATGgtaacagtgctccaacggtcaatttgatcgttggaggcctcctcaagggtttttaaaccaTTTCTTCCCCCCTATTTCAATTCATTTCACTCTCACATTCccttaaactctctcaaactcatttttgctcacattctctctcttattctcatattttcactctcctaaactaaACAAAGCAaggatttgtgaattgaatcaaatTTAGAAGGCTAATTTGgaatgattaagaggaagaactttttagtcaagaggtatatattctctttctagatttttattgatttatgagatgattaagcctattatgatagttggtcatagtTTTCCGAGCAACAGTAGAATATGGAGCAACAAATCAGTAGCAAAAGTAGAAGTTTTGACATTCACTAATACATGCATTAGGAGCTGCCTTGGACACATGTGATTTATGACGATAAacctacgaccatcaccacattgatgcaccaatagtATACGGTGGATCAATACACTATGTTGtaggatcaatttcaggattgggtccgacaaacatatcatattgatatacagatacataggatcgaggaccccgatccaccacacgTGGATGTCCGTCATTCGTTTTGGTGATAGAATTAGGTATACCTATACAtatgattacttaattcatttgaatcttaaagtttaagttataaataaaataatctaacaattcaaatattttttctgtaaataattcaatattaacggaaggacgaTCAGAAATGGatcgaaattgcgaaccttgtaCAAGGCTACTCCTCAAATCCCGTAAAAGATATAtgacactattcttacctaatttacattagttttgctaaaactatactaaatgtacatttatttctaacttaaaaaccctatgcgaacttttttatctattttttaagtattttcggagggttttatgcctattttaggcATATCGCTCGGTATGCCCTAGCATACCACTTGGTACGACGTACCtaccgtaccgagcaaatctCGATACACCGGTACGAAACAAGATTAAGAACCTGTACTCTTGTTAAAAGATACCGGCACATTATCTAATGGTATGCATTTTATCCTATATTCACATGAATGACATGCAATACATAGgtcatctaattttttttttataatcagcAAATTGCTGAACAATCATAAGTACTTTATTAACAGCTTCGGGTATTGGGCAAGTAGGCACTATTATTGAGAATTAGGCATCAGAAATCAAAGTAGCAAACCCACTGGTTTGATGCTTAAGTTCATAAGTTAGAAAAATGCTATATTACAGTCCTAACAAAGTACAAGACATTGTTCTCCAAAAGATATAGGTTTATCTCAAGGAGCTCAACCTCAGTGCCACTTTAGAACATGAATAGATGTAATCTAATAAGATTGCACTAGTCTGAACAATCCGGGCGTTAATTAATGCTaaaacaaaagccatgtatcacaAGTTCTGTATGACTActccaaaaattactagcttgctctGGATTATTTGAAACCCCTGTAATCACTTCATGCAATATCAATTAATGAACATAGGCCTCATTCAATTTCTTTTAAAGAGACGAAAAATCTCGTTAGATTTAAAAATGGCAGGGCTCACAAGCTACGATGACCGCATGCATGATAGCATTGCAGCATTCATGAAATTAATCATCAACACTAAACAGACAAGATCCTAACTCACCAAGCTGCCATGTCAAGAGATGAGAAAGGCATTACACAGGTTTATGTACAAAGAGTCTAGATCAAACAAGGGTCAGGGGCAATTAGAGTAGTTGAACATCTATCTTGATCATCCCATTGTCAGTATGCTAACATGGTGTTCAAACCAGCACACAgagaaaacttaaaaaaatattgcTTCTTTGAGATAACATCATATGTCACATTGTGTTTCTTTAACCTTGGTAATACTATATGCTAGAAAAACCATTTTGCATGAAAAAAAAACTTGCAATTGTAATAACTAAAGCAATCGTCCATCACATACAGAACTAATGTAAGCTGAGGCTCAAACAATTATCAATTTATTTCTCAAGTGTCATCTTTTAATTCCCATGCACACAGAAATCCACTCATGTACTTTGTTTACAAGAACATTTATGAATATGGTAGAGTAACTTTGAGTCCAACAGAGGTAACAGAACATTTATAATCTTGTTTATAAAACAAGATAAATGCAGAGATCAGACATGGTAAAACAAATTATGTAGCAACCGAGAGCAagaaactaaaaaatatatacttcCAGATATGTGAATTTAATTTTCAGCATCATGCACCCACAATGAACAGTGAAGAGATTCTAACGAAGGAGTAGTATCACCTAAATATCTATCTATCCAAACAAGAAATTAAAAGACGCCATGTCCATGCAACACATTTGAGAGTCATCAAGTTATGAAACATATTGCGCTGTCATCAAATCATGCTAAAACACAGAGTGGCTATGAACTGATAAGTACTAACCTGACTCATCTCAGATACAAGCTGGTTTAACATCTTCAAGCCAATTGAATAGTGGCCTGACGAAGCCTAACAAACAAAAACCAAGAATCAAACTGATAGTTAGCAGCAAATGATGTTCAGCCTACTAGATACAAACTAGCTTAAAGAAGTTGAATTATTATTTCTTCCTAACAACATTTACCAAGTTCTATTTATCTGTCCCCCAGTGAGAAAAAACTGATGTAGTCTAAAATTCTAAATTTAATCTAATGACTTCATATGAAGCAACGACCACAGTTTCACACGGACTGGTATAAAACAGGCACTGACCATTTTAATGTCGCATAACTTCCTGTCATAACATCCCAGTTCAGTCTTACATTGAAAACGGTCAAAGACTTGCATTGGCTTGTAAGGGCATGATGGGTCTACTCTCTTTAAGCATGTGTTTAGAATAATGAGATGGAAATTAGTCATGGAGTCAGaaatataactaaataaatataagtGGAACCAATAGAGATAAGAAGATTATTATATCATAATGTGTCTACTAGGATACATCAAGTATATCAATCACCCCCCTATCATCCATGTGAGCTTAATCTAGCATAAACCAAGTTCTTATCAACAAAAGTAATAGATATCTAGAAGATAGAATTTACCTGACTCAAGAAGTTTGTTGCCTCGTTAACAACCTCTCTGAATCTGTCATCATCGAACCATCCAAATTTTGTAATCCGGCATAACAGTTGTATCAATGATCCAACTACAAAGTTCTGCAATTCAGGTCCTCTGCTAGCTAGATAGTTTATCACATAATTCCCTTCAAATACACAAACAATATGTCAATTTAGAATATTGCAGAGAAGTtgaaaagataacttgaaagactagtcaatataaatataataaaacaaACAAACATGTAAAGTGGGTGAAAATACAAAATCGAACTTCTATTCTCCTTCATTAGCTAATTATTCAATCAAAACTGACAATGCAAGACATTTCATCTGTGTACATAGGTTAATCAATGCAAGTGATAAAGTGAATCTTCCATGTCTTTACAAAAACAGCTAAAGCAGCTAATGATATTGTCATCATAAGGATAAAACAAGATCCATTAGACTAGTAAATAGATGAAAAAAATTAATCATGAAGACAAACAAAgtgtaaaccctaaacctaagctTGAAATATTACTTGACCCCAAGCTTGATATACAACAAAGTATATTGTGGAAAAATTAACATATATGACTAAAGGAACATTACGGATATCAAGCCGCAACTTCAAAGAAAGACTGTGCTCCATTACTTGCTTCAACAAGCTTGAACTGGCCAACATCAAAGCATAAGGGGTCAAAGCATTGTCCAAAATGTATTGGCACTGAGAGATATAATCAGGGTTCACAGAAAAGCATTTCAAAGTGCTCTCTGCATGTGCTCGTTCAACTGAGTCCTGAGAAGTGTAAAGCCTCTCACACAAGGCTTCCAAGTGGGCCAAGCTCTCCATTGATATGAATAACCAGAATATCCAAATTTTCAGATGGTCAAGAATCCAAGATTAATGGCGTATGTTTGTCTCCATCCCACATAACATCGAAGCACATCTACAAATTCCCATATAATGCTGTTACAGATTTAGGGAGAACTATGCAGTTCTGAAACTATACGTGATTATATATGATCACATACAAGTATTATATCGCCAACAAAGTTGAGAAGCTGCAATAAATGATAGTACCACTGGAATGTCGCATCACATACAAATGTACAACATGGtatatttcaaatcaaatttGTCCATGATATACAATGGTCAACAGAAGTTCAAAATAAACAGGAAGCAGGAGAAAAGGCCCAAGAGGTAGATCCTCAGCAAATGCACCACAGATCAGAGCCCAAGGCAAGCATCTAACCTCGCAAATATAAAAGAGGATATAGTTAGAAAGAGGATAAAGACAAAGCAACAGACATCCCAAATCATAACTAAGCAAAAAATTTCTCATGATATTACTGGCATTACAGATTTAAGTACGAGAACCATTTACGACAGTTGATTAAGTTGTGTTACAATAAAACAACAAAAAACACACAGATAATTACCTACCAAAAAAAACTAACAATTCAATGGAATGCAAAATAAAAATGTAGGAAAAAAGCAGACCCCTAAAAGAACAAACAAGAACATGTTGCAGGTTACAGACATATTAcagaattaaatatatatatatatatatggcttatTAAAGCTGGTATAACTTTacacacttttttttttaatatctccaGCAAGACTGCAAGATTGTGCATGACCTACTAATTTACTAAACCAAAGATATAAAATAAGAGCCGCCACACATACACATGACAACGAATTGGGGCATAGGTGAGCTGGTAATGACTCATGCCACATGCCAAGAAACTGGGGCACAAAAGGCATGTGGAAAGGCAGAAACTAGGTCCCATGTGGATCACATCAAATCACTTGGTCGGCACCAACACATTCATTAACCAATACGCATTTTGTGCATAAACTACCAGCAAAAAATATCTAAGTTCATGATACAAGCATTTTAGCTTATCTCCATATATAACGAAGGTGCAGTTGACAGGTTTGGAGTCTACTATATGATCCAGAAATAAGTGATAGTTCTTTTCCAAATAACGTGAATCTATAACGGCCTATTTTGACACCCATCCTTCATTCATTGATGGAAGGAAGAGGAAAAGAATGAAGAGTTAAGAAACACTGTAGGAGTTCCTATAACCCCATTCCTGACTTCAGCAAGAGAACAAACTCATCCACAAAGTGATTCCATCTATCAGGATAAGGGAGTCCTTTatttttccctctctttttcaCCCTCCTAAAAGTATTATAAAGGCTTCAACATTTTTGCTTACCAACGAGAAGCATAGAGACATAAGAGAATACAAGTTCTCTTACTAATAATTGGATCCTCATATTCACTGttgcttgttgtatatatttctatctcCTCTCAAAAATGTCTAAAACGATTAAAAGATCATGATACAAATTTTAATGCATCAACGTCCCAGCATAAGAGAATACAAGTTCTCTTACTAATAATTGGATCCTCATATTCACTGttgcttgttgtatatatttctatcgcCTCTCAAAAAAAGTCTAAAACGATTTAAAGATCATGATACAAATTTTAATGCATCAACGTCCCAGCATACATTTATTGCAAATTTAGTCAGGTAGAGGTTTCACTGTAGTTGCACCATGCAAGATAACTCCACTATCATGCAGTGGCCAATACCACCAAAAGAGATCTACAAACTATCAGGTCAGCATCCCATTTCTGCATAAAACTGAACCAAAATTGCTGATTCTTTTCCACTTCAAAGTATTTCCATGAAGCTTAGGATACCCATGACACTTTTCCATGAGTTTTAAGCTACAGATTCACCTCTACGAAATAAAGCAAACATCCGTCGCCCGTCAACAATTCTAACATTGATCAGAACGTAAAAGTAACTAAGATCACACGCATTTCTAGTTTCATCTTCAAAGAACTGTCCACTCAAGTCACTCGATTCTTCCACATCCATGATCCTAGACAACCAATTATCTACCACAGTTTTGATACCTAAGATACCAAACATTTTCCATAGTCACAGCAGAGTTTCTTGAAGGCATAAGTCTACCATAAACTCTTGTCATGAAACCTATAGCCGGGGCTATCTTCGCTACAGATGTGGCATGAACTTTGAAACTGATGCAAGAACCGGTTCTCCATCATCCAAGTCCAAGAATGCCCATGAGGGTCTCTAGAATTATGGCGGTGAGAGGAAGCAATCGAGGATTCATATCTGGTTAAGAATTCGTGGAAACAATTACGCAACAATCCTCTCAAGGTACCAAGCCTACGAAAATCGCAACAAGGTCTCCAAAGGACCAAATCTACCACAATCTCTCGCCCCATAGACTAACATCAGGGCTATCTTTGCCAAGATTCCACTTGAATTTGCAACTTCCGATTCAAGAACCAGTTCTCGATCATCAAAAATCAAACAAGCGAGCGAGGGTTCAAGAATTACGGGGATCGGGGATCCGCATCCGGCGAAGAAATTTGTGGAAACGAAGGTACTAACAATCCTCTGAAGGAACAGTCTACCATAAACACAACAGATTCTCTCGAAGATCCGAGTCTACCACAACCCTTCGCCGGGAAATCTAACACCAGAGCTGCCGTCGTCACAGACGCGGCGAGAATTTGCAATCTCCGATTCAAGAACCGGTCTCCCGTCGTCCGAATCCAAGCACGAGGGTCGACGAAAGAGAGCGTCGTGAGGAAGCGATCGGGGCCCCAAATCTGGCCAAGAAATTTACGGAGATCGATCCACAAAAGATTAGAGCCGAGGAGGGGCGAATACCTTTGGATTCCGTGAGGCACTTTCTTTCCCGTTCTCTCCGCTTTCTCTGCTCAATGAGGTCTCTCGGGTCTCGGCTTCATCGAGATCGGGACCTTTATAAAGGGCGTGGTCGGGGTAGCTGGGCGAAGCCAGCGAAGAGGAACCGAGTGGGCTTCGCCCGGTTGCGTCGCGATTCCATCCGCTCCATTTAGGGTTTTCTTCGGGCCTGCACCTCTTCGTGGGCCGGTGTAGTGTCTCGACCAATCAGAAACCTCGAAGCGTGAAGGAGACCATGGGAAAAGCCTGACCCGTGTCTCGGTCGACACAAGGGAGCGTCACCGCTCGCGTGCGTGGTCTCACTTCCCGCGGCACAGAGACACCGTCGAAAACAAGGTCGGGTTGCCGTCTGCGTGCCGTCACGGAGTTGGCTTTGGATCGGTTGGTGTCAGCAAAGCGACGTGGCACGAATACAACCCTTGGGACATGAGGTCGAAGCGCCACAGAAAATAATTGCTCGGGcaaattttttcttatttttctaaaCATATTTTCTGGCCAAATTTGCTCAGATAGCGAATAAAGAAAATAATTGCTGGTTTTTCCAATAAGGTATCCCCTAATCGAACATTGATATATAGAGTGGGCCTATTGGATCGACTTTAATGGGCCGGCCTATTTCGgaaggaaaataaaataaaataaaatatagaggACAGGAAGGGGAGGATGGCCATGATTCTCGAATTAtcagtttttttattaaatttgaaatcatcgattaATTCAGACGATTCTGATTCAACTAAAACAGTCGGTTTAATTCCAATTTAGATTTGATCcactaattttaattaaaaataaaatatttcactaAAATTCAAACCCAAATCAATTACCTTTTAAATTCAAAACCCGTTGCCAACACCTGACGAGGGGCATCGGGAATATCAGCATATCACTAACTTGATCTTTGGATGGGCCTAAGTCGGGACCCCCTCCCCATCTCGACCTAGGCATGTGCGTAGGAATCCGGTGGCGACAAAAGCAAAAATGCTCACTGAGAAGGCGCATCCATACCAAATCCGAGCCCGACCCGATCAGACGAAAACCTTATCCTCGAGACGGTCCTAGACATCGACAGTCGGACCAAGTCGTACCGACATCATGTCGTGACCAGGTCATAAGGTTTGCAAACACCTTCCATATAAATTTTACAAAATTAGAATGAAAAATTTTCCACTTAAGATCAGCTTGAAGAATAATCAAGTTGTATCCGATTCAGCATACGAGTCGGACCTGAATTTTCTTAACAGGAAGTCATCAGTGACGTTAAATGGGCATCAGAATCTAATCTGAAAAGAACTCAACCGACCAAACCTTTACAACTCACACGATAGCATCCGTTTATATCATCATTCCCCATTACAGGATAACATTCTTCCTTCCCATCTCACACACTCCACCGGACTGGTTGGGTTGCAGGACTAATAGGTGGTATTCCCCGGCATAAAGAAGAGCCTTAAGATCATACTAGAAGTGGTGGTTAGATAAAATAACCTCGAAGCTAAAGTTACACTTCATGCGATGCGATGGATGCTCGCGTACGCAGCCTCAATCTGAAGGCTCAAAAAGACGGACTGAGACTTCCATCAAGAAACCAGTGAAAGGCTAATCATatctcttctcttttcttaaagTATGATGGATGATGATCTGATAACATGCAACTCCTATCATTCTTCTGTCATGGAGGACTTTGGGCCCTCACTTTATCATGCAACGTTCACACTCTCTTATAATACAATACATACGTTGGAATCATCCCATATTTATCCCTTCctctataatttatttttatttttatttttaaattaaaaattattatttattaatcgaGGACGATTAAATAGGAAACATTTTATTTTGTGAATTGAGAATATTAATATACGATTTTTCACTagaattaagtaagatatataattatttaaattgttCGAGAAAATCTCAACAATACTTTCTCTAAAGTGGCATAGCCTCGTAAATAAACACACTCCCAACTGCTACCATTACAGGTCGAAAGAAAAAGGGGGCGATTGTACAGCTATTGTATACTACAGCCCGACGCCGTCCGATGCCCATCGGACGCCTCGTAAAGAGGAGCGACTGCGGTGGGTCCCTTCAGATGACGCCCCACGAGTCGAGCGTTGGAAAACTCGGTGCCGCGAGCAACGAGTCGAACTCAGCAAGAACCGGGCCATCGCCACCCGGCCCGACGGTGCCGACTCGGTCGAGAAAGAACGCCGACGTGTCCAGCGTAGGAAGGAGGCAGCTCCCCTGCACGGCTGCGGCGGGCGGCAGCTCCACCGGGAGCCCCGCCCCGTCGACGGGCCGTGTGCCGGTGACCTGCTGGACCAGCTGGCGGAAGTTGGCGGGGTCGGCGTTGATGTAGGTGGTGAGCGAGCGCTTCGTCGCCCGGGACTTGCGCTTCTTGGTGATCCGCCCGGGGGGCGGGTCCCGGCTGCGGGGCAGATCGGGGGCGaaggggaggaggaaggaggaggtggCGAGGGAGATGGAGTCCGGGGAGGGgacggcagaggaggaggaggaggaggcggcggcggcgtccgAGAACAGGGAGATCTGGAGGGCTTTGGTGAGGGCGTCGTTCTCGCGGGCGAAGGCGGCCTCGGAGATGCAAGCGTGGGGTCGGCACGTCCACGGATCGAGGCCCCAGCAGTTCTCCGCCATGCTCCGTATCGATCGAGAGCGTTCCTCCTTCGGGGACGCAGTTCAAAGGGCGTGGGAGCGACTTTGGAATGAAGGGGTGGAGGAAGCGGCGGGGCATTTTAACGACCAAAATGGTGGGGGTGAGTGGCAAAACCGCGGCGCCCTCCGCCATCGGGCCACGTGTATCCACGCATTGCGCGCATTCACTCCGAAATGGTCACTGacagatatttatttatattttttcctCTTAAATTCCTTTTTAATCTGCTCATAATAATAATCCTTCTCGTTTGGAGGAGTCGTTTTCACACTGCACTGCCGCATAACGGGTAACAGATTATTCCAACTAATAAATCCCATTTGTTCTGTGATATGATGTACTTCTGCCTatgttatattaatattattatgttatgctgtctatatatatatatatcggggaCTCACAACGTTATCCACGACTCCTTCGGACCCCGAAACAGCTCACGAAAGTAATAACGCGGAAtctcactttttttttctctttatttcgaGCCTGCTGACGTACATTTAATCGACAATCCACGTCAGCAGAGACTCGTCGTACATAATTACGGCGATGCCATCGACACGCTTAAGATCACAGTCCGAGAAGAGGGGTACTTTGGGTAATTCAGTTCCCACTAACGTCGCTGTCGTTCATCGCCGAGGGGGTTACTCCGGCTGATGCGGTTCCCACTGACGGCGAACCTTGTCGCTGACGTCATCTGACGGGAAACGTGAACCAGGCCACCCTCCGACCATATGGCGGTTCGCTCGTTCATCAACCCTACTCGATAAAATCACCACCGTCGATCAGGAATATCCGATACACGATGCTCGCCCACGGACGGCAGAGATCatcgatgtatatatatacacgcacAAGTTGATGGATCAATGGCATCATCAACATCTAAAAGCTCGTCGGGTCAAAGTACGAACAACAGGCAGAGTCGCTAAGTTTGACTGTCTTCTTCGCCCGAAGCCATCCTGGTCTTAAATTTCCCCGCCGTGGCTTTCGACTCGCACGGCGTCGAGCAGACCATGATTCAGCTGCGTGTTTGCTGCGAGAGAATCGCTCGTCGCTTGTGTCATTGACCCGAGGATATGATTCCCTTTGTCCACATGACCCATGTCGTGAAAGTCAAAGAAGCTACAGTGTCTTTTCATGGTGTGTTCAGCTCGACGGCAAACCCTCGGTCGTCTCCGTCACAGACTCCCCGGCGACAATATCTGAGGGCAGCGGTTGTTGACTTTGGGGCAAGCAATGGGTGTCGGTCGTCCCATTCGATGGGTCATGTGAGGCATGTCCGTTTGCTCGACTCTCAGTTGGATTTCGATGTGGATGAATCATTTGATGTCTGCACACAACACTCGCAAGCAAAAGCAAAGTACTGTATGATCGTTATGTTCTTTCATCTCCAGGAGATGTATCATCGACCAAAGCCAACATTACAGAGAGTTTTATCGGACCAACTACGTCTGATAGTAAACATCGAAACCCACCCTCACCCTCTCTTGACTTGCTCGATAAACCTTATGATCCAATCTTCCTCTTCCGCTGTCAATATAAGAGGTTCGAATCTTCCTCCTTCGTTATATCTTTGGTCGTGCGCATCTCCCTCTAccgcttgatcttttatgtgcaaCTCAGGGTGGGTTTGTAGTTTTCTCCATCGCCATTGTCGTTGTCTACAGCTTCCTCTGCCACTG includes:
- the LOC103986230 gene encoding calmodulin-binding protein 25-like yields the protein MAENCWGLDPWTCRPHACISEAAFARENDALTKALQISLFSDAAAASSSSSSAVPSPDSISLATSSFLLPFAPDLPRSRDPPPGRITKKRKSRATKRSLTTYINADPANFRQLVQQVTGTRPVDGAGLPVELPPAAAVQGSCLLPTLDTSAFFLDRVGTVGPGGDGPVLAEFDSLLAAPSFPTLDSWGVI